One part of the Pseudoalteromonas ulvae UL12 genome encodes these proteins:
- a CDS encoding adenylate/guanylate cyclase domain-containing protein has protein sequence MKSHQQKQLVIISLSAALCLLSSLSMYFNWFNALDNALFDWQSSVIQADLKSDDNIVVIAIDDMSLNAMTPIAGRWVWPRSVHAELIEGLQPYSVQAIAFDILFIEPDIYRPDDDQYFYEVLQQSPHVFLPILALENHSPLDKPLHELASNLPLFSALPSTDSSNHTLLWPSHFNVNKQRLGAINLLKDKDGVARHYALFHQLDHWQVTSLPAAILTYLNIDLPPEKTLRLQWRGAADTPYKTFHYSTVYQAISAQDEAFLQQFSGKTILIGTTSAGLYDARHVAVNDNLPGIYILATVLDNISHQHYYQPISVYWIAALCIGVIFMIALIYAYHTAYSQQIVHACLLVFLILTIGFYASLWLLKLSVYVAFGTVMANTVLTLILFCMVFGYMEYLSRSKAQQLFGRFLDPNVVKQLLDEGKFNVEQLNQKKQVSILFSDIRNFTTLSEMHDANTILNLLNQYFKSQVDVIFDQHGTLDKFIGDCVMAFWGAPIDDPLHAIHAVRTALAMERNLLAFRASQPAAFQQLEIGIGIHCGDAIVGFIGTEQRVDYTVLGDNVNLASRIEGLTKEHNRILVSEPIMLLAQSEFTFEYQGEFSVKGRHETVKLYTPIRSLP, from the coding sequence ATGAAATCTCATCAGCAAAAACAACTTGTTATTATTAGTCTCAGTGCAGCACTTTGCCTCTTAAGTTCACTGAGCATGTATTTTAATTGGTTTAATGCCCTCGATAACGCGCTGTTTGATTGGCAAAGTTCAGTGATCCAAGCAGATTTAAAAAGCGATGATAATATTGTGGTCATTGCGATTGATGACATGAGTTTAAACGCCATGACCCCCATTGCTGGGCGCTGGGTTTGGCCACGAAGTGTTCATGCTGAACTGATAGAAGGGCTGCAACCCTACTCGGTTCAAGCCATAGCGTTTGATATTTTATTTATTGAACCTGATATTTACCGCCCGGACGACGATCAATACTTTTATGAGGTATTACAACAAAGCCCACATGTATTTCTGCCCATTTTAGCCCTTGAAAATCATAGCCCTTTGGATAAACCTTTACACGAGCTTGCTAGCAACTTGCCTCTTTTTTCAGCGTTGCCATCGACCGACTCCAGCAATCATACTTTGCTTTGGCCTAGTCATTTCAACGTTAATAAACAGCGCTTAGGCGCAATCAACTTATTGAAAGATAAGGATGGGGTCGCGCGTCATTACGCACTATTTCATCAGCTGGATCATTGGCAAGTTACCTCGTTGCCAGCGGCCATCTTGACCTATCTGAATATTGACTTACCACCAGAAAAAACCCTCCGACTTCAATGGCGAGGCGCTGCTGATACTCCTTATAAAACGTTTCATTACAGTACGGTATACCAAGCAATCTCTGCTCAAGATGAAGCTTTTTTACAACAATTTAGTGGTAAAACGATTCTCATTGGCACCACTTCGGCAGGTTTGTACGACGCCCGTCATGTCGCCGTCAATGATAACTTACCGGGTATTTATATTTTAGCGACAGTGCTCGACAATATCAGCCATCAACATTATTACCAGCCAATATCTGTGTATTGGATTGCCGCGTTATGTATCGGCGTTATCTTCATGATAGCGCTCATTTACGCTTATCATACCGCCTATTCGCAACAAATAGTCCACGCCTGTTTATTGGTTTTTCTGATTTTAACGATAGGCTTTTATGCTTCACTGTGGTTACTCAAACTCAGTGTTTATGTGGCTTTTGGCACTGTGATGGCCAATACAGTATTGACCTTGATCCTATTTTGTATGGTGTTTGGTTATATGGAATACCTTAGCCGTTCAAAAGCACAGCAATTGTTTGGTCGTTTTTTAGATCCTAATGTGGTGAAACAACTATTAGATGAGGGTAAATTTAATGTGGAACAACTCAATCAAAAAAAACAGGTCAGTATTTTGTTTTCAGATATTCGTAACTTTACGACGTTATCGGAAATGCATGATGCCAACACCATATTAAACTTACTCAATCAGTATTTTAAATCTCAAGTTGATGTCATTTTTGATCAGCACGGGACTCTGGATAAATTTATAGGTGACTGTGTGATGGCCTTTTGGGGCGCGCCGATTGACGACCCTCTTCATGCAATCCATGCCGTTCGAACCGCCTTAGCCATGGAGCGAAATTTATTGGCATTTCGAGCATCACAACCCGCTGCGTTTCAACAACTTGAGATTGGCATTGGCATTCATTGTGGTGATGCTATTGTTGGTTTTATCGGCACTGAGCAGCGCGTTGACTATACTGTGCTTGGTGACAACGTCAATTTGGCAAGTCGCATTGAAGGGCTCACCAAAGAGCATAATCGGATTTTAGTATCTGAGCCGATCATGCTGCTAGCCCAAAGCGAGTTTACATTTGAATATCAAGGTGAATTCAGCGTCAAAGGCCGCCATGAGACAGTCAAACTCTACACACCAATTAGGAGTTTACCATGA
- a CDS encoding outer membrane beta-barrel protein, whose translation MFKRALIGVAILLLGTSAHAKMDNKTPHSLGGSISVGAAEFNGSKNDGDGVVAVYGFYRYQWMPELALEAGIKTGMEADDWECDRINDHRYECNQSNDLLFNLDANQLDYQNYALSVRGQYPLTERNSVFLRIGGHFYDYEIAKSGTKVVSQDGVGLISQVGWQYQWDSGVALQASYEYTGMGDLETFTLSSGIAYRF comes from the coding sequence ATGTTTAAAAGAGCGTTGATTGGTGTGGCTATTTTGCTGCTTGGCACAAGCGCACATGCCAAAATGGATAACAAAACCCCACACAGTTTAGGCGGCTCGATTTCAGTGGGGGCTGCAGAGTTTAACGGATCAAAAAATGATGGTGACGGTGTAGTGGCTGTCTATGGTTTTTATCGATATCAATGGATGCCTGAACTGGCACTCGAAGCTGGGATAAAAACAGGCATGGAAGCGGATGATTGGGAATGCGATCGGATCAATGATCACCGCTACGAATGCAATCAAAGCAATGACTTGTTGTTTAATTTAGATGCCAATCAGTTGGATTATCAAAACTATGCGCTTTCTGTGCGAGGTCAGTATCCGCTCACTGAGCGCAACAGTGTGTTTTTGCGCATAGGTGGACACTTTTATGATTACGAGATTGCTAAATCTGGCACGAAAGTCGTGTCACAAGACGGTGTTGGTTTAATCTCACAAGTAGGCTGGCAATATCAGTGGGATTCGGGTGTTGCGCTACAAGCCAGTTATGAATACACCGGCATGGGAGATTTAGAGACCTTTACGCTTTCATCAGGCATTGCGTATCGTTTCTAA
- a CDS encoding DUF3083 family protein, with amino-acid sequence MASQSQHRVYIPSNARSNQYILAEFRLDELFHSHFSSPTEAYQKISDTLFTLCEENSLHNVHVLANDKLPIVRFNEESYCLQTKKQVLFFYNPKHHESHTCLSEPGHQARKIRIVFLATGDELRAHAADFHRRVTKVIGLFKAYLAHCPTVIKIRDHQHLTYDLFANAKGNKESYGYKLRSLAPRYQARACDLPSTHSEMTYVTVGIPLTRNIKTRFLKESDTGYAKLYRYIEDSFLTACGAKNLSRIAMVANDHIPLVRNSQVDRNDQNSELQKISFDPANHDSQYFGYWHEDKLVQTIYFIIAAGDEDKNDIGYGKFMNSVEGALRGLADKLEIPATQQNVTVRFYQHVSYHA; translated from the coding sequence ATGGCCTCTCAAAGTCAGCATCGTGTTTATATCCCAAGCAACGCGCGTTCTAATCAATACATTTTGGCTGAGTTTCGCCTTGATGAACTGTTTCATAGCCATTTTTCAAGCCCAACAGAGGCATATCAAAAAATTTCTGACACATTGTTTACCTTGTGTGAAGAAAACTCACTCCACAATGTCCATGTCTTAGCTAACGATAAACTGCCGATTGTCCGTTTTAATGAAGAGTCTTACTGTTTACAAACTAAAAAGCAGGTGTTGTTTTTTTATAACCCGAAACATCATGAGTCACATACTTGTTTATCAGAGCCTGGGCATCAAGCGCGCAAAATTCGCATTGTATTTTTAGCAACGGGTGATGAACTTCGCGCACATGCCGCTGATTTTCATCGCAGGGTCACGAAAGTGATCGGCTTGTTTAAAGCCTATCTCGCGCATTGTCCAACGGTGATCAAAATTCGCGATCATCAGCATTTAACTTATGATTTATTTGCCAATGCAAAAGGTAACAAAGAAAGCTACGGCTACAAACTACGTAGTTTAGCGCCACGTTATCAAGCCAGAGCATGTGACTTACCCAGTACTCATAGCGAAATGACGTATGTCACTGTTGGGATCCCACTCACCCGCAATATTAAAACAAGATTTTTAAAAGAGTCAGATACCGGGTACGCAAAATTATACCGTTATATCGAAGATTCATTTTTAACTGCTTGCGGTGCAAAAAACCTTAGCCGCATTGCGATGGTGGCCAATGACCATATTCCATTGGTCAGAAACAGTCAGGTTGACCGCAATGATCAAAATAGTGAATTGCAAAAAATTAGTTTTGACCCAGCCAACCATGACAGCCAGTATTTTGGTTATTGGCATGAAGATAAACTAGTCCAGACCATTTATTTTATTATTGCCGCAGGGGATGAAGATAAAAATGATATCGGCTATGGCAAGTTTATGAATAGCGTCGAGGGGGCGCTGCGCGGACTGGCCGATAAACTTGAAATCCCAGCCACGCAACAAAATGTCACCGTGCGTTTTTACCAACATGTGAGTTATCACGCGTAA
- a CDS encoding superoxide dismutase gives MAYQLPTLTYQYDALEPHIDARTMEIHHTLHHNTYVNNINAALAGTEYETQKIETILLNFASVPDQLKPVVRDHGGGHANHSLFWQIMSPQGGGIPMDDIAIAIDKELGGFSSFKEAFTAAALKRFGSGWAWLSVTPQKTLVVESSLNQDSPLMHGNTPILALDVWEHAYYLQYQNRRPEYINAFYNVIDWQEVNRRYQDAIAA, from the coding sequence ATGGCTTACCAACTCCCCACATTAACGTATCAGTACGATGCTCTCGAACCCCATATTGACGCCCGCACCATGGAAATTCACCATACGCTGCATCACAACACCTATGTGAATAATATCAATGCGGCGTTGGCTGGCACTGAGTATGAAACGCAAAAAATCGAGACCATTTTACTTAACTTTGCCTCAGTACCCGATCAACTAAAACCTGTGGTCCGCGATCACGGTGGTGGTCATGCCAATCACAGTTTATTTTGGCAAATTATGTCACCTCAAGGGGGTGGGATCCCGATGGATGACATTGCGATCGCCATCGATAAAGAATTAGGTGGGTTTAGCAGCTTTAAAGAAGCATTTACAGCTGCAGCGCTTAAACGTTTTGGCAGTGGCTGGGCATGGTTATCGGTCACACCACAAAAAACCTTAGTGGTTGAAAGTTCACTCAACCAAGACAGTCCGCTTATGCATGGCAATACACCTATTTTAGCCTTGGATGTGTGGGAACATGCTTACTATTTACAATACCAAAACCGCCGACCTGAATATATTAATGCCTTTTATAACGTGATTGATTGGCAAGAAGTCAATCGTCGTTATCAAGATGCGATTGCCGCATAA
- a CDS encoding metallophosphoesterase family protein produces MNHTYLTVSLCAATLALVACSGKSPQTPREHSANLGFLAFGDGGYHVDYPKKKHIDHPLSRDAFIEKEKQDWLEDHRPIAEFDHAPLYVYPGTDITTEQGGAQAVGLAMTQLCRQKSCDFAIQLGDNIYPDGADANDGKDDTQRMNDLILAPLQPLFDEHPELTVYSALGNHDWKSSRTGVAKQISWMQQQPNFHLEDRGYYRYHQGEPGNDVEFFVLDTNLLLSGQHFYELPLLPDGSEQNLVDALANDSAQLEQHKRHEVPHHGEDLQQLNWLKEGLKTSTAKWKIVYGHHVLWSIGGTKYAEAHVLKKLLLPSLCQYADAYIAGHEHDLELLTDDCSVATPQITRPKLPLIISGAAAKMRGKHTPFAEQQAKRYPQYELLWSKSFTWGFAHIEIDNQADELVVHFYSTPRDGSGALVNEPSFRFSHRSL; encoded by the coding sequence ATGAATCACACGTATTTAACCGTCTCTTTGTGCGCTGCTACGCTGGCGTTAGTGGCATGCAGTGGCAAAAGTCCCCAGACGCCTCGCGAGCACTCGGCCAATTTGGGGTTTTTAGCCTTTGGTGATGGGGGTTATCATGTCGACTACCCTAAAAAGAAGCATATTGATCATCCTCTATCGCGGGACGCGTTTATTGAAAAAGAAAAACAAGATTGGCTCGAGGATCATCGCCCTATTGCCGAATTTGATCACGCCCCTTTGTACGTCTACCCCGGCACAGACATTACAACTGAGCAAGGTGGAGCCCAAGCTGTGGGGCTCGCGATGACACAATTATGTCGCCAAAAAAGCTGTGATTTTGCCATTCAACTTGGCGATAACATTTACCCCGATGGAGCCGATGCCAACGATGGTAAAGATGATACCCAACGCATGAATGATCTGATCTTAGCGCCACTACAACCGTTATTTGACGAGCACCCTGAGTTAACTGTGTATTCCGCGCTTGGCAATCATGACTGGAAATCATCTCGTACCGGGGTCGCAAAGCAAATCAGTTGGATGCAGCAACAGCCTAATTTTCATCTCGAAGACCGCGGTTATTACCGCTATCACCAAGGTGAGCCGGGCAACGATGTTGAGTTTTTTGTGTTGGATACAAATTTACTGTTATCGGGTCAGCATTTTTATGAGTTACCTTTATTGCCTGATGGCAGTGAGCAAAACTTAGTCGATGCGCTGGCCAATGATTCAGCGCAATTAGAGCAACATAAAAGACATGAAGTCCCGCATCATGGTGAAGATCTCCAACAGCTCAACTGGCTCAAAGAGGGGCTTAAAACCTCGACCGCCAAATGGAAAATCGTCTATGGCCATCATGTTTTATGGTCCATTGGTGGTACCAAATACGCCGAAGCCCACGTGCTCAAAAAGCTTCTTTTACCTAGTTTATGCCAGTACGCAGATGCCTATATTGCTGGCCATGAGCATGATTTAGAACTTTTAACCGATGACTGCTCAGTGGCCACACCGCAGATAACACGCCCTAAATTGCCACTCATTATCAGCGGCGCGGCCGCCAAAATGCGCGGTAAACACACTCCTTTTGCAGAGCAACAAGCCAAGCGTTACCCTCAATATGAACTGCTCTGGTCAAAAAGCTTCACATGGGGATTTGCCCATATTGAAATTGATAATCAAGCGGATGAATTAGTGGTTCATTTTTACTCGACCCCCAGAGATGGCTCGGGTGCGTTGGTTAATGAACCTAGTTTTCGATTTTCACACCGCTCATTATAA
- a CDS encoding TonB-dependent receptor, with translation MKVLIPANPRKKTPIAIAVASLFMTPTLMANTLTGTVSDAQQKAHFEGAKIELVELRKTTVSQRDGSFRFNQLPAGTYTLQVTYLGAAPIEQIVEIVDDHITEQRIQLVSKTKTIDDILVLGQRAGQMGALNRQKNAATIKTIVSSDSIGQLPDQNAAEALQHLPGIFIARDQGEGRFVGIRGIDPNLNNVSINGVNVPSPEAGVRSVAMDVIPSELIQSLEVSKTVTPDMDASAVGGSIDVKSLSAFDRQGQSFSLTAQGAYNQLVSASSPKLSGSFSDVYELNNHYTLGLATAVSWFKRDFGSLNIETDGGWGDFEAQDSQSGDDIDYFGAEEIEQRHYLITRERLGAALNLDLHANNHDKFYLRTLWSDFSDDEMRLRNEYKFAKGQIHTDTLTATSAQFSDANMDRDTKDRHEVQQILSVVAGAQQQFSDWFLEYNLGYSKSNEKELGRLDVSFAAKGLELGYQAGQVPQLTQSAAAHDLTHFELDEIATANNIAQDESLSAQFDLSKDFVWYGYNSQFKFGAKYASREKTNAVKAQIFDGGFDDVMASRFATAAPDYTLGQFGPGLDRAGLQQFFRTNQASFAINQNESDIESQGQSFQSDEDILAAYAMFNFDFDQLDVIAGVRFEGTDFTTQGHKVELIVDDTTDSEQVSITPWQQSKEYDHWLPSINVRYQYSEKLISRFAATQTIARPSFSDSAAFQLIESETTLDDDQISTERKAEVGNPNLDPYKSNNLDLALEYYPTRVGVLSAGIFYKDIDNFISQQEVQDHGQWDGFKQVIQAVNGGAASLTGIELAWNKQFDSGWLFASNATFIEADDALPNQSDTVANLMLGYENSQISARLSATYQSESFQFEENDRRVMQASHTQVDFSAKYYLNEQTHVYFNGINLSDEPFYLYHEAGSYNYQYERYGRSFELGFTFNSL, from the coding sequence ATGAAGGTTTTGATCCCCGCAAATCCACGAAAAAAAACGCCAATCGCAATCGCGGTGGCCAGCTTATTCATGACCCCGACCTTAATGGCCAATACATTAACGGGCACAGTCAGTGACGCGCAGCAAAAGGCACATTTTGAAGGTGCAAAAATAGAACTAGTCGAACTTCGCAAAACAACGGTGAGTCAACGTGATGGCTCGTTTCGGTTTAATCAGCTACCTGCTGGCACCTATACCTTACAAGTGACCTATTTAGGTGCTGCGCCAATTGAGCAGATTGTTGAGATTGTCGATGATCACATCACTGAGCAACGGATCCAATTGGTCAGTAAAACCAAGACCATAGATGACATCTTAGTTTTAGGGCAACGTGCTGGGCAAATGGGCGCACTCAACCGACAAAAAAATGCCGCCACTATCAAGACTATCGTCAGTAGCGACAGTATTGGCCAATTACCCGATCAAAATGCCGCTGAAGCATTACAACATTTACCAGGGATTTTTATTGCCCGCGACCAAGGTGAAGGCCGTTTTGTTGGTATTCGAGGTATCGACCCGAACTTAAACAACGTCAGTATTAATGGTGTGAATGTCCCCTCTCCTGAGGCCGGAGTGCGCAGTGTTGCGATGGACGTCATCCCCAGTGAGTTAATCCAAAGTTTAGAAGTCAGCAAAACGGTCACCCCAGATATGGATGCCAGTGCTGTGGGCGGCTCAATTGATGTCAAAAGCCTTTCAGCCTTTGACCGCCAAGGGCAAAGCTTCAGCTTAACGGCCCAAGGCGCGTACAATCAACTTGTCTCAGCCTCAAGCCCAAAATTATCAGGCAGCTTTAGTGATGTCTACGAACTCAATAATCATTACACCTTAGGTTTGGCGACTGCTGTTTCATGGTTTAAACGTGATTTTGGTTCGCTAAACATCGAAACAGACGGTGGATGGGGCGATTTTGAAGCCCAAGACAGCCAATCAGGTGACGATATTGACTATTTTGGCGCCGAAGAAATTGAGCAACGCCATTATTTGATTACCCGAGAGCGCCTCGGTGCTGCGTTAAATTTAGACTTGCACGCCAATAATCACGATAAGTTCTACCTGCGTACTCTGTGGAGCGATTTTTCTGATGATGAGATGCGCTTACGCAACGAATATAAATTTGCAAAAGGGCAGATCCACACAGACACACTCACCGCTACATCAGCGCAGTTTAGTGATGCCAACATGGATCGAGACACTAAAGATCGTCACGAAGTGCAGCAAATTTTGTCTGTGGTCGCCGGTGCACAGCAGCAATTCAGTGATTGGTTTTTAGAATACAATCTCGGCTATTCTAAATCGAACGAAAAAGAACTCGGTCGCTTAGACGTCAGTTTTGCAGCCAAAGGACTGGAGCTCGGTTACCAAGCAGGTCAAGTGCCACAGTTAACTCAATCGGCTGCGGCGCACGATCTCACTCACTTTGAATTAGACGAAATAGCCACCGCCAATAACATCGCCCAAGATGAATCATTGAGCGCGCAGTTTGATTTAAGCAAAGACTTTGTTTGGTACGGTTACAATAGCCAGTTTAAATTTGGCGCTAAATACGCTAGCCGAGAAAAAACCAATGCGGTGAAGGCGCAAATTTTTGATGGCGGGTTTGACGACGTCATGGCATCACGTTTTGCCACCGCCGCGCCAGATTATACATTAGGTCAATTTGGCCCAGGGCTTGATCGTGCGGGTTTGCAGCAGTTTTTTCGCACCAATCAAGCAAGCTTTGCAATCAATCAAAATGAATCTGACATTGAAAGCCAAGGACAAAGTTTTCAGTCCGATGAAGATATCTTGGCCGCTTATGCCATGTTTAATTTTGATTTTGACCAGCTCGATGTGATTGCTGGCGTTCGTTTTGAAGGCACTGACTTTACCACCCAAGGCCATAAAGTCGAATTGATAGTGGATGACACCACAGACTCGGAGCAAGTAAGCATCACTCCTTGGCAACAAAGTAAAGAGTATGATCATTGGTTGCCGAGCATTAATGTCCGCTATCAGTACTCTGAAAAGCTAATTAGTCGCTTTGCTGCTACACAAACCATTGCCAGACCAAGCTTTTCTGATTCTGCAGCCTTTCAACTGATCGAAAGTGAAACCACCCTTGATGACGACCAAATCAGCACTGAGCGTAAAGCCGAAGTCGGTAACCCAAATTTAGATCCGTATAAATCAAACAATTTAGATTTAGCACTTGAATATTATCCTACCCGAGTGGGCGTGCTCTCTGCTGGGATCTTTTATAAAGACATTGATAACTTTATTAGTCAGCAAGAAGTTCAAGACCACGGCCAGTGGGATGGGTTTAAGCAAGTGATCCAAGCGGTCAATGGCGGGGCTGCATCGTTAACGGGTATTGAACTGGCGTGGAATAAACAGTTTGATTCTGGGTGGTTGTTTGCCTCTAACGCCACCTTTATTGAGGCGGATGATGCCTTACCGAATCAATCTGATACCGTGGCCAATTTGATGCTTGGATATGAAAATTCGCAGATCAGTGCACGCCTCAGCGCAACGTATCAAAGCGAAAGCTTTCAATTTGAAGAAAATGACCGCCGTGTGATGCAAGCCAGTCATACTCAAGTTGATTTTAGCGCCAAATATTACCTCAACGAACAAACGCATGTTTATTTCAATGGTATTAACCTCTCTGACGAGCCCTTTTATTTGTATCACGAAGCCGGCAGTTATAACTATCAATACGAACGTTATGGCCGCTCGTTTGAGTTAGGTTTTACTTTTAATTCTCTTTAA
- a CDS encoding GGDEF domain-containing protein, with translation MNRRFAMLHRPFFVILACSISATLALSAFLGQAKPVDHFDWIDVLGEGGMTVVTLLWLVATLFSRLKGRVTTLLFFGLLAMHLSMLLDLLDEFWLYPSNAWITTFESIPATLGMVIMSVALYQWHLEQVNVNEQLQQRERFYRDHSLSDFVTGLHSGVYMKQQLSREVALSEYSHQPFSVLMLDLKKFDRLHQRIGLVASDQVLREVAQCIEFNARQQDLTCRFASDRFIVLLPNTQQPAANVMLRHIIHSIEHCTRSLPRDVSVQAYGAAVTWSIGQSSEQLITQLCQQIEQQKQSVSVAA, from the coding sequence ATGAATCGTCGCTTTGCGATGTTACATCGCCCTTTTTTTGTCATTTTAGCGTGCAGCATTAGCGCTACTCTCGCGCTCAGTGCCTTTTTGGGGCAAGCCAAACCGGTTGATCATTTTGATTGGATTGATGTGTTAGGCGAAGGGGGCATGACAGTGGTGACACTCCTTTGGTTGGTGGCGACCTTGTTCAGCCGTTTAAAAGGGCGCGTGACAACGTTATTGTTTTTTGGTTTATTGGCGATGCATTTATCTATGTTACTGGATTTGTTAGATGAATTTTGGCTGTATCCGAGTAATGCTTGGATCACCACATTTGAATCTATCCCCGCAACATTGGGCATGGTGATCATGAGTGTGGCTTTGTATCAGTGGCATTTAGAACAAGTAAATGTGAATGAGCAATTACAACAAAGAGAGCGATTCTATCGCGATCATAGTCTCAGTGATTTTGTCACCGGTTTACACAGTGGTGTGTACATGAAGCAGCAACTTAGCCGAGAAGTTGCACTGAGTGAATACAGTCACCAGCCTTTTAGTGTCTTGATGCTTGATTTGAAAAAGTTCGATCGCCTCCATCAGCGCATCGGTTTAGTGGCCTCTGATCAGGTGCTCCGAGAAGTGGCGCAATGCATTGAGTTTAATGCCCGCCAACAGGATTTAACGTGCCGCTTTGCCAGTGATCGTTTTATTGTGCTGCTACCTAATACCCAACAACCAGCAGCCAATGTGATGTTGCGACACATCATACACAGTATTGAACACTGCACGCGCTCTTTGCCACGAGATGTATCTGTACAAGCATATGGTGCCGCAGTTACGTGGTCTATCGGTCAAAGTAGTGAGCAATTGATCACCCAGCTATGTCAGCAGATTGAACAACAAAAACAATCGGTTAGTGTTGCGGCATAA
- a CDS encoding helix-turn-helix transcriptional regulator — MRLLEEHHKSLSGQQFAVQLIDIATSRGVHVDKLLKGTQLFYQDLLQHDVLISFAQLSRLIDNTQKLAKGDDISFLCGRHAHQAVAHPLDQALSHSQDFAEQLNISARYQFQLCPMLFMHHRQQNELSHCLFNFAIAKPSLAGQIFWYEYLASALLTNMRLHLGYLPAITIKFPYPKPCYFEQYQTHIAVTCEFDFPFFMISMPKKLLKEKFVHSSVTRKRFALCQLQQQQRRNTPVGLEQVMVQHLQSNMQLNLEQAAQQLQMSPATLKRKLKLHRTQFSELKDQVRQQRAIFAMLEQGYSNEKVADALQFSDLTNFRRTFKRWTGMTPSQLRAQFGC; from the coding sequence ATGCGTCTGTTAGAAGAGCATCATAAGTCCCTCAGTGGTCAACAATTTGCTGTGCAGCTGATTGATATTGCGACCTCTCGGGGTGTCCATGTTGATAAGTTACTCAAAGGCACGCAGCTGTTTTATCAAGATTTACTTCAACATGATGTGTTGATCAGTTTTGCACAGTTGTCGCGGCTGATAGATAACACCCAAAAACTGGCGAAAGGGGATGACATCAGTTTTTTGTGCGGTCGTCATGCCCATCAAGCTGTTGCACATCCGCTGGATCAGGCGCTTAGTCATAGCCAAGATTTCGCAGAGCAATTGAATATCAGCGCTCGCTACCAGTTTCAACTGTGCCCAATGTTGTTTATGCACCACAGGCAACAAAACGAGCTGAGTCATTGTCTGTTTAACTTTGCGATTGCAAAACCGAGCCTTGCTGGGCAGATTTTTTGGTATGAATATTTAGCCTCTGCACTGCTTACCAATATGAGGCTGCACTTAGGTTATCTGCCAGCCATCACCATTAAATTTCCGTATCCTAAACCCTGTTATTTCGAGCAATACCAGACACATATTGCAGTGACATGTGAGTTTGATTTCCCCTTCTTTATGATTTCAATGCCAAAAAAGCTGCTAAAAGAAAAGTTTGTTCACTCAAGTGTGACGCGTAAACGGTTCGCTCTTTGCCAGTTACAACAGCAACAACGTCGCAACACTCCTGTGGGTCTGGAGCAGGTGATGGTGCAGCACTTACAAAGCAATATGCAGCTCAATTTAGAACAAGCAGCGCAACAACTGCAAATGAGCCCTGCCACCTTAAAACGTAAACTGAAACTTCATCGCACTCAATTTAGTGAATTAAAAGATCAAGTGCGCCAGCAAAGGGCGATTTTTGCCATGCTTGAACAAGGCTATTCAAATGAAAAAGTAGCCGATGCCTTGCAGTTTTCTGATTTAACGAACTTTAGACGCACATTTAAACGCTGGACTGGCATGACCCCGAGTCAACTACGTGCTCAGTTTGGCTGTTAA
- a CDS encoding 3-phosphoshikimate 1-carboxyvinyltransferase — MTKFDQHQLDLDNQQARADIRSDSAIQNLLERMPKDVQDSFTESQLAHLRVALGARSWGNHKVDLRSTFKFFKYRYYYVFVAGRNRRELSRQEKQFALMVQALFVSGFIIFSALFGIFVLYIIKSALGIDIFPNFSFGVWSWFKETFLG; from the coding sequence ATGACCAAGTTTGACCAACACCAGCTGGATCTCGACAATCAGCAAGCCCGCGCGGATATTCGCAGCGATAGTGCTATCCAAAATTTACTTGAACGCATGCCCAAAGACGTACAAGACAGTTTCACTGAGTCACAGTTGGCTCATTTGCGCGTTGCACTCGGTGCCCGTAGTTGGGGGAATCATAAAGTTGATCTTCGCAGCACCTTCAAGTTTTTTAAATATCGTTATTATTATGTGTTTGTTGCAGGGCGTAACCGCCGAGAACTTTCGCGCCAAGAAAAACAATTTGCACTAATGGTACAAGCGTTGTTTGTTTCCGGATTTATTATATTTAGTGCTTTGTTCGGTATCTTTGTGTTGTACATCATTAAATCAGCTTTAGGCATTGATATATTCCCTAACTTTTCGTTTGGCGTATGGAGCTGGTTTAAAGAAACGTTTTTAGGCTAA